From the Papaver somniferum cultivar HN1 chromosome 2, ASM357369v1, whole genome shotgun sequence genome, the window tgtgtgcattagcataaaccgattgtggttgatgttcatcatatcaacccagaatcggtttatgtatgTGTACACCAAAAACTGATTCCTGGTAACATCAACTACAATCGGTTTATTCTAGTCCACTAATAAACTGATTCTGGGTTGATTTTTCGgaaaattagatgaagaaatttcagagattcatggttaaattgTTGTTGAGTTTCTCTAAAGCAACGGATTAAAGGGAGTTAACTCAATCACTCGAATTTGTTTGTCgccgattttttttttcaaaaaccaaaaaatagagaattgaattgttgtttgtgattagcttttaattatttttttttgatgaattggattttaatttttgtttgaagattgttaatagaaatgatttagattttagaATTTGTTTTAGGAATTATTAAGAATGTATAAGGGTAATCTAGTATATTAATACACTTTAGACACCCGTTATCATTCTCTATCgggtggatgaagaaatccataggccccaattaatcACCATAGCCACAATTTAGCCAGGATAACTTAGTCTCGTTACACCATTTAGGGACCACACATTCTTTTCCTAGCTAAATTGGGGGCCACGAAATCTAATTGGGAGCCAtgcactagaggacaaaaaaggtcaccccacCCTAATTTGGGCCACCCCTTATCAattttttctaaatggctaaaaaGCCCCTGCATAATTAGttataatcttaattaattagtgataatcttacttaattagagtttaacatttttttttttcaaattttttgtttatccatatgtgtATGAAAAACCActgagatcatggatattttttttatttttttttgcccaGATCAGTATGAAAAATAGTCATGGTATTGAAGGGGTTCattgacgactctaaacagtcgttaatgtttagactgtttcAGCGATGATTTAAACAGTCGTTATTTTttataaaagagtcgttatctGACTGCTGCAGTCGTTAATGTTTCAGTGACGACACTAAACAATCGTTAATGTTTCGACAATTTTAGGACGACTGTAAACAGTCGTTATTTCttataaaagagtcgttatcttTTCAAAGAGTatttaatggcggaaatgtacgacagtttgGAATCGTCATATAAAAGATCAATACAAAGGGTCgttatttttttattatgtaTATGACGACCCTTAAAGTCGTTATTGTCTTTGAAGCGTCGTTAATTAGGGTcgttatttgaagaaaaaaaattactcaaggataaaataatattttcataatcAGATGAATACGcccctgaaaattttggggtGCAAATAAAATATCATGGCCCCCAATTGGAttttatggcccccaattaaattAGGATTCTTTTCCCTTGGATGAGACTAGAATTCGTGTTCACAGATTAACCCATGTACGCTCCAACTCAGCAAGCTTAGTGAAACGTTAATCTCTGTGTTGGAAAAATCTAATCAAGTTAAAGTACATATCTTTGATTCATAGAAATCTATGTAATatcatttattttaattattagtAATACAATTTACATAAATTCTTGGAGTTTAACATACAATGAAAATTCCGTGGACTTCCATTTTATTTATAATGAAGAGGAGCGGACCGTCGTACCGGAACAGGAGGAGGAGAGAAGTATGGAGTTGTATTGGCCTTTGGAGGAGGAAACCGGTTCCTAGACACACGTAGCATCCGTGCTCGTCCCATCTCTGCTTCCACTGTTGATCCATCACGGACAACCATCATCAACTTTCGAGTAGGATATGGATGACCACTACTAATGGCTTCTCCATGAACATAAGAAGAATTACTAACAGTGTTTTCTCTGATCTCTACTACACCATATATTATCATAAACAACATTACTAGAAGAACAATACTTGTACTTCTTCTAATCAAATTTGCTGCATATGAACCGGAAGAATCCATTaattctgtagaaattgaaaaaATGTGAaccaagagaaaaaatttaaaggaCGATGGTTGTTACCCATTTTCTTGTCTCTCTTTCATAGAAACGAACTAAAATATGATGATGTACTTTCGGTATTACTGAACTAGGTTCTCATTTGGCTCATCGCACCACTTATGATGATCTTTTGACTTTGAGGGACTTATTAGCTTGAGTAGTTAAGTGTCAGCCTAACTTGTCTAAGTTCAATTAAGGCGGCCAGTTTTTCTTTGCAAGAAACTTCTACCGTGTAATGTTTTTTTCTACAGTGTTAGCCAGGTGGATGGTTAATTTACGCGGTTTGTACCAAGTCTTAAGAGTCAAAAGATTTCTAGAGAAATCAAGGATACACTGATCATTTGTTTGTGCCGAAGttaatattttgttttcagaGCTCTTGTTTTTTTAATGTCATAACTGCAAGGACCGGCCTTGCAATTGGCCAAGGGCAGGTCTGCGGAAAGCTTATTCATAAGGAAAGTGCAGAAGGGTCTCAGACTCTCCCACAATGCATATAGAACTCATCTAAAAGAGGAATCTGCACTTCAAATTTAtatttaaatatgaaattttcacGATTTTGTCTACTAGAATTTAGTTTCGTTTCTATGGAACAATTTTCTTACGATACTTGGTTGAATGTGCACATCAACAGAAAGAAGAATTGCTATTATACTGCAACGGGTCCGAGTAACCCCATTTAGCTATACTAACTACCCTAGGCTAATTCACCAAAATAATATTTAGGGCTATCGAGCAAGGTTGAATCAACTGAGGATTGTTGCTGAACCACCAATATCGATCCATTACAATTTGAGTTAGATGAAGCAAGCATGTCTCCAACCAGCCCTAACTCTGGGAACTCACTCCACTCCTCTAGACCTCGAAGAAGATCTGATGATGAGTTTTGGTCATGGTCTTTTCCCAGTATTAAAAGGTCGAACGAGTGTTCGATGGATGTGATCACCGTAACGATCCCTATACTGTCTTTCACTTCCTCTTCTCGGTACACTACATTTTCATTACCTACACTATACTTCTTAAAGTCATCTATACTATGATTGTCTAACATGTCCGCATTTGAAGCTGGATCCGGGTTCTCCCTGCGAATAGAAAACCTGAATACCGTTAGTTTCACGCTACTGTTTTCTCCCATGCGAGCACCATAAGCTAGTGCCTCTCTATCATCTTCACCACCCAAGAAGATTACTGCAACAAGATACGGAGATTTGTCGTTTTTATTTGATGCTTGCGCTCGCTGTGGTGACCCTCGATCTACTAGGAGACCAACAGAACAAGGGGCCGTCTTAAGAACGTTCTGGTTCACTTTTCTGATTGATGTGGGCAAGTGGGACGTACTACTGAAACTTGGATGATGATGGAAAGGTAAGATTATTAAAGATGTTCTTCTCTCGGACGCGACCGAACAAATATCATCATGCATTGTACTGTAAGGTGAGATTGCAGTGAGCGAATTTACAGAAACTGTCCCCTCGTTTTGTTTTTCGTAGAGTTTGAAGGCATTGATTATGTGAGAAGACGGGTTAAAACTGTTTGAAGAATCTTCCTTTTGGCTGTTCTTATGAGTAACAAGTAGAGGTGATGCTCGACCTTGAAGTGGTATTAGATGGAGCATGTAAATGCAGATAGGACCATATGTTGTTGGATGAGAAGCTTCAAGGACATTTAGGATGGTGGGGACATTTTCGTTGTGGTAGATGCAGGAAAGTATCCGAAACTCTACATTCCGTTTGCTGCAGTTCTTGATAGTTCTTTTCTTGTATGCATTGCATCTTCTCGAAGGGTTGTACAGGAATTTCACCGATGGCGAGATTGTTCCAGTTACAATCACCGCTGACAAAACCAGGCAAGTGTAAATGCGCTGGCTAATAAGCTGCAAGTATAGTAACACTTAGCAAAAATTAATTAATGTGATAACCTTACGAGGTAGAATCCGTTGACGCCACTGTTATGCCCATATTCTGCTTCTTATAGGAGAATAATGGCAGGACAGTGGTGTCGATGGATCCTAACTCATGAAAAATTTAGTTGTAGTACTATAGATATGTTTACCTTAAGACCGACTGCCCATACCCAGAACTCGATATCTAATACTCCTTGGACATTCATGATTATCCCTAGCCATAAGGCATCTTGGTAAGGCACTCCGCAGTATAGAGCAGGCAGGAGTGACCCTAAGAGCTTCCCTAAGAAGCTAATAAAAACTATGAACTCCAAGATTAGAAACTCTTGTCGCTGTATTTCAAAAACGTTCACCTGGAGTGTGGAGGAGATAATAAAGATTGGCAGGAGTATTGATTTGACGAAACACTCGAGTCTATCTTCTATAGCAGCTCCTAATGGCGGTCCAGCAGGAACAGCCAGACCTAAGATTATAGGTCCAAGCAAGAAATGCTGACCTACAATCTCCCCAAATAAGGAACTCAACAAAACCATCACAAGTATGGAAAATATGTAGCCTTCCTTTATGCATTTCTCTTCTGGTGTGTTTCTGATTATCCAAAACATTATCGGCCGCAAAATGAAAGTGATGACTAGCACCAGGAAGCAACAACTCAAAATTATCCATATACACGCATTTGATTTCTTGGCTTGTATGCTCGTCATAGTTGTATAATTAATGAATAGAGAGCACCAGCTAAAAAGTCCACTTATCATTGACACTGACATTGCTAGACGCCCGATCTCCGAACTGAGGAGCTGCAAATCATCTAAGAAGCAAGCCACGACATGGAACGAGCTTAGCGACATTAGATGAGCTACGTTGTCAAAGGATTCAGCCACTTTGTTATTTAACTTTACGTTATGATGTATCATCTTAGAAACCGATAAGTTAAGGCATAAAGGACAGAAGAAGCAAAATAGACCTATAAGCCATCCCTTCTTCCCTGACCTCTGAAGCATGGTTAAGTCTGTCTTCACTCCTATAAGGAATAGAAAAAACATGGAACCAAAGTACTGACAGTTATCAAATATGTACATGGAATTCGGAGGGAATATTCTATATTTGAAGAGCCCGGTGCGGCCAAAACACGAAGGACCTACCATTATCCCACCCTGATCCATGCAAATTCAAAACCGTTCATTAGAAAGGTGCGAGAAATGCATGTGAATGAGTATTTTCAAGGAGAGGAAATGTGAAAGAATTAATCAAGAAGCATACAATCATCTGTGAGATAAAAGAAGTCTGACCGATAGGTTCTAACAAGGACTTTACGGTTGATGTAAATAGGCAAGCAACGGCTATCTGCATGACGAAAACAGGATATATGTAATTGAAAGGATCATCTCCTTGCCATATGCTTGAAAGTTGAGCGCTTACAATATCCACGCCGCAGAACATCGTCATATTGTCGGATATCATTACTGAGGTTGCAATCttcattttccaaatttttgTAGGATATTTTAAACCTGAATTTTGATTGTTGCTGAATTGTGTAAAATTATTAGTTAAGAGTGCAAAGAGGAAAGAAAGAAGCCTATAGGGAATTAAAATGATTTAAAGTATAAATCCTCTGAATTGTAGGCAATTTGTGGACCATTACCAACCCTGTACTTGTGGAGATATTTCAGGATTGCTGGAACATATTTGGCTATTTTTTCATGGAGATCTCACTTTGGGTGGAAGTGTGGAAATATCAATGCGATGTCGGTTCTAAATCAATGTAAGTTCTCAAAGCAAATGCAATTGTTATTGGTGCAAGCCAATTTTTCCCATGTAACTTTTATCTCATGGTTACTGTTAGGAATTTGCGCCCACCATGGGAATGATAGGATGACCAAATCTTAAAAACGGATGGGCGGATGGGCAAATGCTCATTTGTCCCTCGCGACAATGCTTCTGTTGCGCAGCGGCAAAGCTTCAGATACACATTATCCCCATTGACACTCAACGACTGTGACTACAACTGAAGTTTCCCATTCCCTATATGTATATATGCACTTCAACTCTCATCTTGGCTCACACTTACTTTCTAATCACATGAAAATTTCTTCCGATCTAAACGTTTATGAAAAATTCCATCACCGTCTCAGCCTAGATCATCCCAAACTTTCTCTAATTTATTCTCTAAAAGAAGATGAATCTACTTGTAAGAGTATTTTGgggaaaatatcgtttggtcattTTTTAAGTGGTCTCAAGTCAGTTTGgtcctttcagaaatcaccttttccatttggtacataattatttaaaaatattaaatggaccaaagTACCCTTTCGTGTTAATTCCTACTTGTTTTTTGTGCAAAgttcattctgtctgatgaacttcggagttcattccttcaaatgaacacctagtaATTCAACACgagttcattctttacatgaacacctagtaattcaagatctaaaaacagagttcattttttACATTAAAAccatagttcattccagaaatgaacttcgtcatcttcatctttttcatcagcagcaacaactcatcttcatcatcttcatcgtctccatcatcagcagcaacaacagacgaaaaaacatcaaaatcttcatcacaaaccatagttcattccagaaattaacttcgtcatcttcatcttcttcattagcagaagcaactcatcttcatcatattggtcgtcttcaacagcaacacgaacaacaacaacagcagatccaaaaatcaagaacaaaagatccaaagtgatgatgaagaaaaagaaaaagatgaagaaatcaaAGGATTTCAGGGTTCTTTTGTGGATCCGAAACTGACCCAAGCATGTGAAGATGAtaaagattcatcatcatcataaatagcagcagaatctttaacatcaccatcttcatcatcaaaacagcagcaaacatcaaaaaaaaaaccccGCAAAATTGCATCGTATTCATCATCaccgttcatcttcttcatcactagcagagaaaaaaaaatggagagaagagaaaatcattcatcatcttcttcttcatcactagcaggaaaaaattggaaaaaggtgagaaactagatctgaaaacaggaagagagagaaagtaaatctgaaaataagatattttctaaGGTCTTTTTCTATATATGTGGTCCCAAAATGATACTTCTGTCGCCACACAATGACaactac encodes:
- the LOC113353959 gene encoding cation/H(+) antiporter 15-like isoform X1: MKIATSVMISDNMTMFCGVDIVSAQLSSIWQGDDPFNYIYPVFVMQIAVACLFTSTVKSLLEPIGQTSFISQMIGGIMVGPSCFGRTGLFKYRIFPPNSMYIFDNCQYFGSMFFLFLIGVKTDLTMLQRSGKKGWLIGLFCFFCPLCLNLSVSKMIHHNVKLNNKVAESFDNVAHLMSLSSFHVVACFLDDLQLLSSEIGRLAMSVSMISGLFSWCSLFINYTTMTSIQAKKSNACIWIILSCCFLVLVITFILRPIMFWIIRNTPEEKCIKEGYIFSILVMVLLSSLFGEIVGQHFLLGPIILGLAVPAGPPLGAAIEDRLECFVKSILLPIFIISSTLQVNVFEIQRQEFLILEFIVFISFLGKLLGSLLPALYCGVPYQDALWLGIIMNVQGVLDIEFWVWAVGLKLISQRIYTCLVLSAVIVTGTISPSVKFLYNPSRRCNAYKKRTIKNCSKRNVEFRILSCIYHNENVPTILNVLEASHPTTYGPICIYMLHLIPLQGRASPLLVTHKNSQKEDSSNSFNPSSHIINAFKLYEKQNEGTVSVNSLTAISPYSTMHDDICSVASERRTSLIILPFHHHPSFSSTSHLPTSIRKVNQNVLKTAPCSVGLLVDRGSPQRAQASNKNDKSPYLVAVIFLGGEDDREALAYGARMGENSSVKLTVFRFSIRRENPDPASNADMLDNHSIDDFKKYSVGNENVVYREEEVKDSIGIVTVITSIEHSFDLLILGKDHDQNSSSDLLRGLEEWSEFPELGLVGDMLASSNSNCNGSILVVQQQSSVDSTLLDSPKYYFGELA
- the LOC113353959 gene encoding cation/H(+) antiporter 15-like isoform X2 is translated as MKIATSVMISDNMTMFCGVDIVSAQLSSIWQGDDPFNYIYPVFVMQIAVACLFTSTVKSLLEPIGWDNGVKTDLTMLQRSGKKGWLIGLFCFFCPLCLNLSVSKMIHHNVKLNNKVAESFDNVAHLMSLSSFHVVACFLDDLQLLSSEIGRLAMSVSMISGLFSWCSLFINYTTMTSIQAKKSNACIWIILSCCFLVLVITFILRPIMFWIIRNTPEEKCIKEGYIFSILVMVLLSSLFGEIVGQHFLLGPIILGLAVPAGPPLGAAIEDRLECFVKSILLPIFIISSTLQVNVFEIQRQEFLILEFIVFISFLGKLLGSLLPALYCGVPYQDALWLGIIMNVQGVLDIEFWVWAVGLKLISQRIYTCLVLSAVIVTGTISPSVKFLYNPSRRCNAYKKRTIKNCSKRNVEFRILSCIYHNENVPTILNVLEASHPTTYGPICIYMLHLIPLQGRASPLLVTHKNSQKEDSSNSFNPSSHIINAFKLYEKQNEGTVSVNSLTAISPYSTMHDDICSVASERRTSLIILPFHHHPSFSSTSHLPTSIRKVNQNVLKTAPCSVGLLVDRGSPQRAQASNKNDKSPYLVAVIFLGGEDDREALAYGARMGENSSVKLTVFRFSIRRENPDPASNADMLDNHSIDDFKKYSVGNENVVYREEEVKDSIGIVTVITSIEHSFDLLILGKDHDQNSSSDLLRGLEEWSEFPELGLVGDMLASSNSNCNGSILVVQQQSSVDSTLLDSPKYYFGELA
- the LOC113353958 gene encoding uncharacterized protein LOC113353958; this encodes MANLIRRSTSIVLLVMLFMIIYGVVEIRENTVSNSSYVHGEAISSGHPYPTRKLMMVVRDGSTVEAEMGRARMLRVSRNRFPPPKANTTPYFSPPPVPVRRSAPLHYK